Proteins from a single region of Gossypium arboreum isolate Shixiya-1 chromosome 1, ASM2569848v2, whole genome shotgun sequence:
- the LOC108482853 gene encoding gibberellin 2-beta-dioxygenase 1-like, producing the protein MVVVSKPAIEQFSSYLKNNKPTTLFTQIPLVDLSKPDSKHQIIKACEEFGFFKVINHGVPMESISVLESEATKFFSLPLCEKQKTGQTQPYGYGHKRIGTQGDVGWVEYLLLTTNQDPSLHSFQTLRVALNNYMKSVKKMACEILEMMADGLKIQPRNVLSKLLMDEESDSVFRVNHYPPCPNVQPLSGNGNGNGDVIGFGEHTDPQIISVLRSNNTSGLQISLREGSWISVPPDQTSFFINVGDSLQVMTNGRFKSVKHRVVTNSVKSRLSMIYFGGPPLSEKIAPLPSLMRGDQQSLYKEFTWFEYKKSAYNSRLTDNRLIHFEKIAAS; encoded by the exons ATGGTGGTGGTGTCAAAACCAGCAATTGAACAGTTCTCTTCTTACCTGAAAAACAACAAACCAACCACATTGTTCACTCAAATCCCACTTGTAGACCTCTCAAAACCTGATTCAAAACACCAAATAATCAAAGCTTGTGAAGAGTTTGGGTTCTTCAAGGTGATCAACCATGGGGTTCCAATGGAATCCATTTCCGTGTTGGAATCCGAAGCTACCAAGTTCTTCAGTTTACCACTTTGTGAGAAACAAAAAACAGGACAAACTCAACCTTATGGCTATGGTCATAAAAGGATTGGTACACAAGGTGATGTTGGTTGGGTTGAGTATCTTCTTTTGACTACTAATCAAGACCCCAGTCTCCATAGCTTCCAAACTTTGAG gGTGGCTTTGAATAATTATATGAAATCAGTAAAGAAAATGGCGTGTGAGATACTTGAAATGATGGCTGATGGGTTGAAGATACAACCCAGGAATGTGTTGAGCAAGCTGTTGATGGATGAAGAGAGTGACTCTGTTTTCAGGGTGAATCATTACCCACCATGCCCTAATGTTCAACCTTTGAGTGGTAATGGCAATGGCAATGGGGATGTGATTGGATTTGGTGAACACACTGATCCACAAATTATCTCAGTGTTGAGATCTAACAACACTTCTGGTCTTCAAATCTCTCTAAGAGAAGGAAGCTGGATTTCAGTGCCACCTGACCAAACCTCATTCTTCATCAATGTTGGTGACTCCTTACAG GTAATGACCAATGGAAGGTTTAAAAGTGTAAAACATAGGGTAGTGACCAACAGTGTGAAATCAAGGCTATCAATGATTTATTTTGGTGGACCACCATTGAGTGAGAAAATAGCACCTTTGCCATCTTTGATGAGAGGTGATCAACAAAGCTTATATAAAGAATTTACTTGGTTCGAGTACAAGAAATCTGCTTATAATTCCAGATTGACAGATAATAGGCTCATTCACTTTGAAAAAATTGCTGCTTcttaa